Genomic window (Nicotiana sylvestris chromosome 7, ASM39365v2, whole genome shotgun sequence):
CCCTCAGTAAGGCCATTTGTCCATTTAACACAGCCAGCTCCGCCTCCAGTTCTTTGACACGCCCCTCGAGCTCTGCAACCTTATGGCCAGAGGCCTTCTTCTCTTCAGCCAGCTCCGACCTGCAAACGCGGAGGGCATTCTCCAAAGATGTGATTCCAGAAACGGTTGCCGCCAACTTATCAATACCGACGCTCAACTCGCCCTTAAGCCCCTCTACCTCTGCTGCCTTCGCATTCAACTCAGTGGTCAAACGGGGCACCTTTGCCTGTAAGTCGGTATTTTTGGCCATCACCCCTACTCAACTCAAGTTCGTCATCATTCACCTCAAGGGAAGCCCCGAGCTCACTATTGCGAGCAACAACCTTCATGAGCTCATCATCCCGCTCCTCCAACTCTTCGATCTTACGCTCCAGTTGGTCCTCCCGTTGTTTGAGCCCTTCACGAAACAACTGAAAGTCAGGGTCGTGATGATAAATATCGACCATCGCACGATGCTTAGCACGATACTGTTGATATTTGGATGATATCTTCTCATAAAGACCAGTCCTATTTCTCTCCCTACGCTCTCGCTCAATCTCCATGACGAGGGTCTAACAAAAAAGGAAGAAGTTAGAAACAAAATGCAGAACGACGATCACCATACAAACCCAACGACGAAAAGGGAAGGAAAGGCACCTACCTGCAAAGTCATACCGGCAACTTTCTGAGACAACTCCACGTCACTCATCGCCCTAAGCACCTCGTTCTCAGGGGCAGCACATAGAGGAGCTAGAGCAGACGCCACTTGCTCGCAGTTCAGCAGCAAGTTGTAGCCCCCTAGAATGACTATGTGATGATCAGACCCTTCCGTTCTGATCTCCACATGAGTATGGCGACCTACGAACTCATTGACATCCTCTGGGTTGACATTTAAGCCTGAGTCGTCACCCTCAACACGACGACCTCCAACATTGGATGATACGCCGCCCTCAGCTGAGCACACCGAGCCAGCTCTTAGGTAAGCTCCTTCCACTCGGGGAGATCTCCCTGACAAGATAGCATCAGCCATAAAAGTGGGCACGGGTGTCGTCTGCGATGTCCTGCTTTTGTCAGCGTCTCCGGCCACGCCCTTCTCAAGCTCTATCCTTCTCCTTTTTCTCTATAGCAGCTCGTCCCCGTTAAAGGACTCGTCCAAAGGATGTGAAGCCGGTACGAAAGAAGCCTTCTCCCTCATGACCACGACTCGAGAGGGATCCTCTAATTAAATAGGTTGGGGATGGCTCTTTCGAACAGACTCACTCAAAACAAATTGTGCGTCTGCGACAGCAATGGCTTGACGAAATGCAGGGACCGACTCCCTTCGCTTGGAAGCTCCACGACCTGTCATCACGAAGGGTCGTATTAATAAACAAGGTCATACGGCCAACGAAGTGGTAAGGAAAATATTTACCAGAAGAGACTCTAGGGCAGTAACGCTTCACGAAGGTGGGCCAATCACGAGTCTCTGCTGCATGAGGCAACAAACGGGCTACCCAACCCTTGATATCCGCAATAGGGCGAGGCGGATGTCCTAGAGCTGCGAAATAGGAAGAAAACAAACTTTAAAATAAATACAGACGAATGAAGAGTAAAACGAGTGGTGACACTTACGAGTCTCATTCCATCGCTCCGGGAACCTGGCAGAATCAGAAACGACATGTTCGGTTTTGAAAAAGAAGTACTTGTGCCAAAACTTGCTGCTTGCCCGGTAATCTGTCCCAACCACCAACCCTTTCGTGCCATAAagcctcaaatgcaccatggtaCCCCTGTGGAAGCCGGGCGTGAACATGTGCAAAAGGTGGTGGACAAAAACATTGCACTCCGCCAACTTCGCATACTTGGTCAGCAGCAGAAGTACCTTGAACGTATATGGCAAAAGTTGTTCTAGACAAACTTGGTAGAACCTACAGAATTCTTTCACTAAGAGGAAGAGAGGAAGAGTATAGCCGATCATGAAAGGGTACTCATAGAAAGCACAGTACCTAGGTCTGTGGGCATCCACGTAATCTCTCCCCATCGGAACCATTTCTACATGAGCGGGAATGCCATACTTTGCACGAAGAGCATCGATATGAACTTGCTCCATCTCAGAAAATACGGGGTCTGGAGTAGGAGGGGGTCTTTGAGGAAGTCACTCCGGGATAAGGGATGCCTCGGTAGTAACTCCTCCACCATAGGAAGGCTGTCACCCTCTTCTACCACCGTATCTTTGCCGCCAGAAGGGGGCGTCGTGGACAACGGTGTGGCTTCAGGAACCTCTTCACGAGAACGACGAAACCTCGGCATAATATCGTTCAAAGGAATATCAACACAAAAGGAAGAAGGGAGAAGGAAGAAGAAGCTTCGAATGAAGAACGTAAGAAGAAACAAAAGGATATGAGAGCAAATTAGGAAGAGTGAAAGAAGTTATCAAGAGTGAAATGgctaaaaaatttcgaaaaaacaaacccttcacctatttatagggttaGGTGGCGCCAAAATCGAGGCGGCAGGTCACAAAGCAGCGCAAGAATCGAAGCATCAAACCATCAATTCCTGCCTCGAAAACCTACGTGATGATGACGCACGTGAAGCTGACATCATTTCCCGGTAAAGTGTATCACTCGATGTCTTGCTGAACACGCTGACCGTCCCTCGTTGACCACGTCGTAACGTTTCAACGGATCAAATTTCTCCATAAGAACGCATGAAGTCCGCTCATCGAGGACGCACCCGGTTGCAACCCcgataagcggagggactaactgtaagTGTCCAAATTTGACCAACCATGACCAACGACGAGTACGACAAACGACAGGGTCTCTTTGAGTCGGCGTCCCGAGGGAGACGACCTTAAGGCAAAGAAGAGATTGTACGACCCTTGTAATAGTGTAAgcccattaggggacattaggAATATTCCTTATATTTTGTCTTTTACAATTTAGAAGAGCTTCTCTCTTAGTATAAAAGGGGACAATAACCTTGTAACAGGGGGTAGGACCCTGGAAAGATTATGATTCTTGAATGAAAAGAAACTTAACGTTCATCTTCTCTTTATCTATTATTCTtctttctagagattattatattcagctaagatttaccccttcatctttgattgatttgttcaaaaagattttaatatcttttgagtcaaacataaCTTATTTGATTTTGAGCTCCTAAATTTTAGGAAAAGttttttattttacaattttagTAAGTAACCGAATAAACAAATTCTctgtaccaaaaaaaaaaaaagaatacacACATTCCATTATACTTGTGGGCTTATTCAAGTTTCGTTTAATAAGTTCTTTACATTCTCGGTTTTAGCAATAAAAGTTAGACAAACAGAGGCTGCTCTCTCTAAAGACGTCCGTAagttttcttcaatatttaaTGAGAAAGTGATGTTTTTAAAAAGCAATCCTCTACTCAAATATCTGATTAATCATTATAATAAGTTAACAGTGTGTAATAATTTAAACAAATACTAAAGACAATATACCATGTTTACTTGTTTATTCAGATCAAGCCTTTGACATATGGTTCATGCTTTTACAGCCCCCAACAACCCATCCAACCAAGTGCCTGTCAAATGCAATAGTTGGTTTAAGCGGAGCAATCTACGCATAAAGAAACCCAATATTTGGATGTTCAAATACAATAGTCTGCAATGTGAAACACATACCCTTTTCGTTTCGTGATATTTGTACGCCCctttataattttgaatttaagaaaattatctttttAAATTTCTTATGTATAAAAGAAAGATCATTTACGTGTAAAAGTAAATCTCTTGTTTAAAAAAAGAGGTAAGATTATACAACTAAAAACATGTTTGTAATGGACCACAAAACTATTTGACCCGTTTCCGTTTCAAATTTGTACGACTATTTGTCTGCGTACGaattaaagatatatatatatatatatatatatatatatatatatatatatatatgatagtTTAAGAAAATAGTAAAAGTACTGGTAGAAAAAAAgtataatagaaaaaatatcacattaaatttaaaatttaattattttaatgaTATCTAATCTTGGAAGTTGCAAAAGTCGAGATTTTAAAACATCTTGAAATGAAAAGAGTGTTTTATGAATTAAAACAAGTGAAGTATTAGTCAATTACAGATTATCCACATAAGGTAAGATAATACTACTTACTACTCTctccgtttcatattagatggagtattttcctttttagtctgttccaaaacaaatgatacatttctaaatttggaaataattcaactttaaactctttattttacccatttacccttaataaaaaagcttttatagccacacaaatatcatgGCACCACAAACCTTTTACCCCTTAAGTTTTGaagaccacaagttttaaaagtcttttttttaaaaaagaaattcatatcgagtcaaactacctcatctaatatgaaacggagggagtacataAATATTACGTAATAAAGTCACCTAAATTTTGAGGATTTTGGCAGCTCAACCTCCCAACTTTAACAACATCTCATTGGGAGGTTTAAACATTCTGTTTATCGAAACATATTCATATCTAATGAAAATATAGTGCTACGTCCTGTTCCCTATGAACTATGAAGCTAACCTTTTGTATCCAACCCACCTCTCCTGTTTCTTGAAGAAAGACATAAGCccaaaaaatctttaaaaaatgaaaaggaaTGATTAAGAGAGAGAATCTAGCAAACATtagcaaagaaaagaataaaagaatTAAAAATATGGAAGTGTTGGAAATATTTCAAAGCAAAGATACTTTGCTTGAAAGAAGCATAAAAATAAACATTCTGTTACTTTCATAAGGCGTACACATGTGCAACTAGAGTCCATCAATTTTACCCACAAAAGAAACCAAAATACTTCTAATGCAAATAATATCATTTGCATACAAAATCCTAAACTCTGTACGCTAGCAGACTGTATATAAACAGAGTAACCAACCATCAATCATCCCTGAAGTGTAGTGTAAGCCAAACAAATTTGTAGCGAATTAACTCTCAGTCCCCACCAAAAATACAATCTTTCTTTTTCTCAAGCTAAAACAAAAACCATTCTGCAAAACTTCACAATCAATGGCGTAAAGCATTAACAAGAAATACCCTTACGTGTCCGAAACCTATAGAAAACCAATTGGGCCCATCCCCTGAAAAAATACGACCCTTAAGATAGCTAGAtgaagtagtagtagtagtagtaataaaCTTGGCGAGTGTATTCGAGGAGaaaattgttttgttttttgtatgAGGAATAGGGAGAAAAGCAAACCTGGGAAAGCACGGAGAATTATTGTTGGAAGGTTTATTCGATTGCATCCATGAAATCACGGCGGCGCTTGTATTTTCTAGGATGAGTGATTCTGCTTATCGTGTTGATACCACTCCGCGCCTCGCTCAATGGCGGATCGACAATTTGGCTTCTTGTACTTACCGGAAGTCCGATCCTTTTAAGATCGGCAAATGGAATTGGTCAGTCACTCTTTTTAATATTCTTATTATGTTTCTTATATTCTGATCAAACAGAGCAAATTACAGCCAACAAATTGCCTTCAATTTTAGCTGTTATAGTGCGGCTTAAACACTAAACTCATTACTCCCCACCAATTTACGTGAACCTGTTTGGACGTGCACAGAGTttacgaaaaaaagaaaaaaaaaactagaatttgtggtcctaaatcAGAGTATTTGTATAGTTATAAAAACTTTTCATTAAGGCTAGAGTTGTAAGTTCAAGCTAGATTGTTTTCCAAATTTAGTTtttggtcattctttttggaatagACCAAAAATGAAATAGTTTCACGTAAACTCGAACAAGCAGTAGTATATCACGGGTTAATAACTTAATATTTGTAAAAATGATTACTACAGTAATAGTTTCTCTCCCACATATATACTCCGTGTAGTTGAACTGTACAAGCTATGCTCTATCCGTCTCTGTTAGTGTTACACATTTTTGCAAGAATCTAAGAAATTTTAGCCCAGTTTGTTTAAATTCATCAATCAATTCAATTGTTTGTTTCGAGCTGATTGAATCACCTTAGGCCTTTGTTTTATTACCCAAAAAACAGATGACAAAGTGGGGTAAAGGCTATATTAATAAATTTATAGCTTTTTTTTCCCTGCCTCCTGGCCTAAGATTTGTGGCAATGTTAAAATTGTCAGTGTATGCTTTCTTCTTTTGTTTAATATGGGTATTTATTTTTTTGGCAAATTTCTTGAAAAGGGGAGACAGTTCAGGTTTCACTCACTATGATAGTAATGTATGGTAGTGACATTAGTAAGTAAGCAAGGAGTGTACGTATATATGTTAATTAAAAGTCTTTTTATTTGATTGAAGGCACTTAGCTGTGGAGAAGAACAGGACATTGTTCATTAAATTATACCCAGAGATATCAAATTTTACAAGAGACAATCCTCCAATTGCAACGTTTATAATTAGATTAATCTCGTCCGCTGGAGATCGCAAGACTTTGATTCACCCAGGTAAAATTGTCTTATACTCATCAATCTCATTTGTTTATATTCTGATCTAAATTTGTGAATTGGTGATTAATATTGTTTGGAATCTGCAGATGTTATAGACAAGCAAATCAAGAGTAGCGACGATTTTGTTTGGCCAGTTGAAGTCCCCTTAACTGGGAAGTTCATTATTGACGTTGAATTCCTTGATCTGAAAACTGCAGCTCCTAATGTACTGTTTCCTCATCTTTTCTTTATGTGCATATATACATAAGGAGCATGTTTGCATAATACAATTCATTTGCTACCAACATGTTTGCCATAATACATAAGGAGCACGTTTGCCATAATACAATCTTACATAAGGAGTTGTAAGATTACCATGGTTTTCCTCATTCATGTTCATTTTGTGTTTTGTGAACTTGCAGAGTGGTGAGCTGTGCTCAATCTGGACTGAAGGATTAACCGAAAAACAATCAAATGCTACTGCTCTGACATCACTTGGCCGTATGTTGTCCGAAAGCATTCACACAGACATCATAATCAATGCTTCTGATGGAAGTATTGGGGCGCATCGTGCTGTTCTTGCTGCAAGGTCACCTGTCTTCCGAAGTATGTTCTCCCATGACCTCAAAGAGAAAGAATTATCTGCCATAAACATCTCCGACATGTCAATAGAAGCTTGCCAATGTTTTCTGAACTATATTTATGGGAACATACAAAATGAAGAATTTTTAATCCACAGGCTAGCTTTGCTTCGAGCCGCTGATAAATATGACCTTTCAGACTTAAAGGAGGCATGTCATGAAAGTCTAATGGAAGATATTGACGCGAAGAATGTTCTTGAGAGGCTTCAAACGGCTTCCCTTTATCAACTACCAAAGCTGAAGGCCTGTTGTATGAGGTATCTTGTGAGGTTTGGTAAAATATTCGATATAAGAGATGATTTCAATGCCTTTCTGCAGTATGCAGACCGAGAAATCATTGGTGAAATCTTCAATGAAGTTCTTGCTGCTTGGAAAGGATTCTGATATCTATTTGGAGATTGATTCAGCAAGTATGTAACATATGTTCATTGGGTTTGTGTATATTCAATCTTGTACATAAATTTGATTTTACTGAAACATATGTTACCATTGGGGCTTATGGACGTCATCTTGATATTTGGTGATTATTAATAGCATGCCGAAAAGATTAATTTGCATGAATGTGTTGTACACCTTATGTGGTGTGTgcaattcatcttttcctaaTACTATAAAACAAACATGAGATGATTATGTACAAATAAAGAAAATAGTAGCTCAACTACACTAGACAAGAAGCAATTTCCCAATTCATTTTGTATTTGTTCTTTGTTAAGAGCCGAATGTTTAAACCAACATAGATTGTGGTGGAATGTACGAGATCCCTCCACTCGTAAGTCTTAACCTGAGGTTTTGATTTCGAGTCCTAATGGTGAAACTCCTGGCTGTAGTCGGATTAGTGGGGTTTGGATACCGGATGGTAACTTTCACTAGTGTCCATGCCAGGATTTTGCCTTCTGTTATGGGTTAGATAGTCCtatttgtaaaaatagcacgggctagccagttttcggactggtcattcaaaaatagtcagtgttTGCAAGGTCATCgaaaaatagtcattattttgctgcaacacgaaaggttctagcataatatactggagaacGGTGTACCTGtgtagcatattatgttggaactccaacacgcggagagttccagtataatatactggaactctagtatacttatgctggaactccagtatattatactagagtattTTTctagattttgaacagtgttttcgttcagatttatctttaaatgaaaagtgactaaatttccattacttttaaaactgtggctatttttgaatgaccacttgtaaatctggctattttttattttctcccGTCCTATTTCCTTGCCCATGATTGAGTGAGTTTGCATTTAAGGAATTATGCTGATTCATTacttgagaaaggctttgaagatGATGTAACAAACTAACATTGTAACTTTGCCTAGACGAAATGTAAACA
Coding sequences:
- the LOC104227148 gene encoding BTB/POZ domain-containing protein At1g55760; the protein is MSDSAYRVDTTPRLAQWRIDNLASCTYRKSDPFKIGKWNWHLAVEKNRTLFIKLYPEISNFTRDNPPIATFIIRLISSAGDRKTLIHPDVIDKQIKSSDDFVWPVEVPLTGKFIIDVEFLDLKTAAPNSGELCSIWTEGLTEKQSNATALTSLGRMLSESIHTDIIINASDGSIGAHRAVLAARSPVFRSMFSHDLKEKELSAINISDMSIEACQCFLNYIYGNIQNEEFLIHRLALLRAADKYDLSDLKEACHESLMEDIDAKNVLERLQTASLYQLPKLKACCMRYLVRFGKIFDIRDDFNAFLQYADREIIGEIFNEVLAAWKGF